CAGATTTGATCATGGCATTCCCCTTGGCCCCGGCTCGCGGTCTGAAGCCACGGCTAGCAGCTCCGGGAAATCGGGACCAACAGAGCACGACAAGCTGCCTTGCGCGCACGACCAGAGAGAGCGGCAGGCCACGACCCTAATCCGGAGTCTTTGCCGATGGCGGGTCGGCGCAAATCCGGCACGCCTCGGATTTGGCGGCGATGCGCATGGCCGTCCGCAGCCCATATCCCGATATCGCAACAACCGGAGAAAATGCTGTGCAATGGGAATACAAACTCGTCACCGAAACCATGAATGCCGATCAATTGAACGAACTCGGTGCGGACGGCTGGGAACTGGTCATGGTCGCCTCGCCGGCCCATTTCGTGTTTCACTATTTCTTCAAGCGCGAATTGCGCGGCTGATGTGATCCCGCCCCGCATCGTCGCGCCATCATATCCCGAGAGCTGACGGCTGCGAACATCCTGGCGCAACAGGTTTTTCCAGCTGCCGTCAGTGAGCTCGAGCGCCTGCTTGATCTGATTGCCGGGATCGCGGGCCATGCCCCAGACCCCTGGCAGCAGGGCGGACTTGCAAGCCCGCTGATTTCCGGGCTGTTCCGGTTCGGTCCCAACAGGTCGCGGCTCGTGTGGCGTCAGATCCGGGAGGAGAGCGTGCCCGCCTGCAGCGGCTCGAAGACAAGCTTCTCGGCGAGTTCAGGCAGCCATTGGACATACTCGACCACATGGCCATCAGCATGCTTCATATACATCATGCGCCCGGTGGCGACCTCTTCGATGTCGCGCAAGATGGAAGCGCCGTGCTCAAGAAGTTTCGACCTTGCAGCAACAATGTCCTCGACGATCCATGGACCAAGGCTGCCACGGATGGGCTCCAACGTTTCCTCGGTTCCGGCCACGACGAGCACGTCTCCGATCCCGACAAGCTTCCAGGGATCGAACCCGAACGCGAGATGCGGTTCGGTTCCATGGACCGCCTTGAGGGATGCGACGGTCGACTCAAGGTCTGTCGTCAGAATGCGGGTGTAAGTCTTGAGGATCATAAGATTCATTTCCTGACTGAAAAAGGTGGCGGGGCTCTGCGCGCAAAGCGTCGCGACCAAGGTCGCTGTGCGAGATGCTCACACGCTGGATCCCATCTCGCCGCCTTGCATTCTTTAGCGATCGATATAAAAGATCGCCTCAGGGCATCAAGGAAATTTTAGTGATCGATAAAAAACAAGGGGTCAGATCTGGCGGTCGCCCGGCCAGCTTCGAGCGCAGCGCCGCGGTGCGCACCGCGCTGGGCATGTTCCGGGAACGCGGCTACGAGGGCGTGTCGATCGCAGATCTGACGGCTGCGATCGGTGTTGCGCCTCCAAGCCTATACCATGCCTTCGGCAGCAAGGCTGGCCTGATGGAAGAAGCCATCGCGTTCTACGAAGACAGCGAGGCAGGGCTAGATCTCACGAAACTGTCGACGAGCAAAACGCCTCGAGACTGGGCGCGTGGGCTGCTTGAGGCAGGTGCGGAAAGTGTGACGAAGAGCGGCAAGGCGTGTCTGATTTCGAACGGGATGATCATGTGCCATCCTGACAATCAGGCTGTCGCGGGAACACTCGCGAAACGGCGGACCGCGTTCCGGCAGGCAATCAGCGAGCAGCTTCTTCGCTGGATGCCGGAGCCGGACGCCCATCGTCTTGCCCGCTATCTTGTGACGGTTCTCCAGGGTCTTTCGGTCCAGGCGCGAGACGGTGCAACGATGGATGACCTTCGCCCCGTCATCGAGTTGACGCTCTCGGCAGCGGGGCTGTGCGGCACACAGGATGGCAGCGCAATCGGGCGATAACAAGCTGCGAGGCGGTTCAGGCTACACGGGTCAATGCCGCACTCACATTGTCGATGAAAGTGCGCACCCGCGGGTCAACGAGGCGTCTGCTTGGATAGAGGCATAGGACGCGCACGGTTTGCGTCCCTAGTTCAGGGAAAAGCCGGACGAGGTGTCCGGTCGCAAACTCGTCATCGACGAGGAAAGACGGCAGCAGCGCAATTCCGAGGCCCGCAAGGGCAGCGAGGCGGATGGCCTCTGCGCTGTTCATTCGCAACCGTCCGTGGGCCAGCAACTTGTCGGCGTGTTCGCTCCCCGACAGGCCAAGCCATTCCTGCGTCCGGCTCCGGGATCGAAACAGAATGCAGTCGTGCGCGCTCAGGGCCTCCGCGTCCGCGGGATGGCCCCGGCGTTCGAGATAGGACGGGGCAGCACAGAACCACACGGGATATTCAGCGACGACCCGGGACACGATACCATCTGGCGCGCTCTCTCCTCCTATGCGGATGGCAAGATCGAAGCCTTCCTCTACGAGGTCGACGGGACGGTCGGAAAAATCGATGTCGATGCGGACCTCTGGCCAACGTTCAAGATAATCGTTCACCAACGGCATGATCACGCGTCGGCCGAAGGCATCGGGAACACTCAGACGTAGCAGCCCCCGCGGCCTGCCATCCGGCGCAGCGATGCTCGCTTCAGCCTCATCGACAGCTTCGAGAATATTCTTTCCGCTCTGGCGGAAACGCTCACCTTCTGATGTGAGGCTGACAGCGCGGGAGTTACGGTGCAGCAGCCTGACACCGAGCCGGGCCTCCAGACGGGCGACAGCCTTGCTGGCAGCCGACCCGGTAAGCCCCATTGCCTGGCCGCCCCGGGCAAAGCTTCCTGCATCAGCCACAGCCATGAAAATGACGATCTCGTTGAGGCTTCGTGCGGTCACAATCCGCGTGCCGCCCTGCTGCTATTGGTCATCACGTAGTGTCCTTAACGCTGCTGCGATCTTGCCGCTCCTGCTTTCGCCTGTCCACTGATGCGGGGCTCAAAAGCATGGGTCATCCGTGACGCACGGTCATGGTTGGGCGGACATCCGTTCACTGCCGGTCGGGCTATGGAGGGGCGTGACATCCAACGGGCCATGGTGCCCATTCAGGAGCAGATCCGACATGAACACACCGCTTGTCCGCCTCAATCCGCCGGCGCTCTGGGACTCAACCGGCAACCATCATTCGCAGGGGACGCTGGTCGACACAGGACCGCTGGCGATCTTTTCGGGCCAGATCGCCGCGCAAAAGGGCACGGATCACGTGCCGGCCTCGCTGAGAGAGCAGACCGACATCGTTTGCCAGAACCTCAAACACTGCCTCGACAGCATCGGGGCGTTGCCTTCCGACATCGTCAGCCTGCGGGCCCATATTGTCGACTGGACACCGGACAAGGCCGCAGAGGTATTTGAACCGCTGGTGGCCTTTCTCGGCGATACGATGCCGGCAATGACCGGGATCGGTGTAAGCGCCCTGTTCTCGCCCGAACTCAGGATCGAGATCGAAATGGTGGCCCGCGTTCCTGATCGGACCTGATCGGACCGGTCCTTGCCGGGCGATCCGTGAACTCCGCGCCAGGATCTCTCCCGCGCTACGCCGTGAACCTTGACACGGGAAAGATTCGTAACTATAAAAGTTACATGAAACGGGATAGCAGACTGTCGGGCGTGCTCCACGTCCTTCTTCACATGGCGCAAGCGGCGGGACCGATTACTTCGGAGGTTCTGGCCACCGCCATGCAGACCAATCCGGTCGTCATTCGCCGGATCATGGCGGGCTTGCGCGATGCCGGTTTTGTCCGGTCCGGGAAAGGTCACGGGGGCGGATGGACGATTGCAAAGGCACTGCACTCCATCAGCTTGCGCGACGTCTACATAGCGTTGGGCAGTCCAGGGCTCCTAGCCGTCGGTAACCGCAGCGACGAACCCGATTGCCTTGTCGAACAGGCAGTCAACGCCTCGCTGAACAACGCATTCAGCGACGCAGAAGCGCTGCTTCTCGAGCACTTCGGCAAGGTGACGCTCGCAGAACTCAGCGCCGACTTCCACGCACGCATGGTTGCAAGCGGCAAGTCCATTGATCTGGAGACTGTTCATGCGAAATGATGCTGTTGTCATCGGCGGCAGCTTCGCCGGCCTGTCTGCTGCATTGCAGCTCGCCCGCGCGCGCCGCTCGGTATGCGTCATCGACGCAGGGGCCCCGCGCAATCGCTTTGCCGATGCCTCGCACGGCATCCTGGGTCATGATGGAAAGAGCCCGCAGACCATGGTCGCCGAGGCGCGCGCCCAGCTCCAGCGATACCCCACAGTCCAGATGCTCGAAGGCGTCGCGACCAGCGCGGAGGCGATGGCTGACGGCTTCGAAGTGGGCCTTGCTGACGGCATCAGCCTTCATGCGGCGAGGCTGGTTCTCGCTTTCGGGATATCCGACGTTCTGCCGGAGATCCCCGGCCTCGCCGGGCGCTGGGGCAAGAGCGTGCTGCATTGTCCCTACTGCCACGGTTTCGAGTATGGGGGACGGCGCCTCGGCGTGCTTCAGACCATGCCGGTATCTGCGCATCAGGCCCTGCTGATTGCTGATTGGGGACCAACAACGCTTTTCCTAAATGGCGCTGATATGCCGGATGCCACAATGCAATTGCAGCTGGCGCGTCGCGGCGTAGCGATCGAGCCGAGACCGATTGCAGGGCTTTGTGGTGAAGATGCCGCCCTGTCGTCGCTGACACTCGCCGACGGTCACGAGGTGCCGATCGACGCGCTCTATCTCGCACCGCGTTCCCGCCTCAACAGCCCGATCGCGGCGCAACTCGGCTGCGTGCTTGATGATGGTCCATTCGGCGCAATTATTAGGACCGACGCCGCAAAGCTTACCAGCGTGCCAGGAGTATATGCAGCAGGCGATGCCGCGCGCGCGCCGCACAACGCCAGCTGGGCGGCTGCCGACGGGGTGACTGCAGGCATATCTCTCCACCAGTCGCTGGTGTTCGAACCCCTCCCGGCGTGATTGACGAAAGCATACCCATGAAGCTCTACGAACTCGAATGGGGGCTCTACCCCCGCCGTGTCGGCATCTACCTCGCCGAAAAAGGGATCACTGGCATCGAGCGGATTGCCTTTGATGCGCTCGCGGCCTGGCCGCCGCCTGAGCTTGCAGGACTTGGTCCGCTCGGCACGGTTCCCATCCTCGAGACACAGGAGGGAACACTGATCCGTTCCTCGATTGCGATCCTTGATTATCTGGAGGAGCGTTTTCCGTCACCCGACATGGCAGGAGCAACGCCGGAGGAGCGGGCACGCATCCGCGAGATGCTGAGCGTGATCGATGAGGCTGCGATGCAGTTCGGGATCTGGTGCCACAAGGCCAGCCCCCTGTTCGCGAAAGGTGAACGTCAGAGCCGCGAAGCGGCGACCTTTGCGGCTGATGCCTATTATGGGCGACTGCGCATGCTCGACCTGCTCGCACAGGAAAATGAGGGTCCATTCCTGTCGGGAGCGCAGCCCACCATCGCTGACTGCGTCACCATGGCGACGTTGCAATTCGCCAAACATGTCTATGGCGTGCCACTACCAGAAGGCTGCGATGCACTGGCTGAATGGTATGCATTCTTCGCCGAGCGGCCAAGCGCGGCGCTGCCGACCTATCCGGAGCCGGTGGTAAAGCTGGCCCATGGCTTGCCAGCGCTATGTCCACCGACCTGTCCCTGACAAAAAGGGGGAGGGCCGCCGCGGACAGCAGGATTGCCGGCAGGCGATCTATCGGAGGAGGGAATGGCGGACGAAGCGCACCACCTCGTCCAGCAGTTCAGCGTCTTCCGGCGTGCCGCCGAAGCCGCCATGGGGCATAGCCTCAAACACATGCAATTCAGCCACTATCCCCAAGCGCCGCAAGGATCTGTGCAACCGCACGGCGTTCGACAGGAACAGGTCGCGGGTTCCGCTCTGAATTAACGTCGCCGGAAAGCCCTCGAAGAATTCGCCGAAGAGCGGAGAGAGGTAGGGATGGGTCAGGTCCGCGCCATTCGCATAGAGCAGGTTTGCAGGCATCAAGGGGTTTGGCAGAACGACGTCCACGGTTCTGTTGACGTGAAAGCTGTCGCCGGTTTCTGTCAGATCGACCTCCGGCGAGAGCAATACGAGCGCGGCAGGCATCTCCATGCCTTCATCATGCGCACGCAGCACAGTGGCCAGCGCCAGGTTTCCACCCGCAGACCGGCCGCCAAGCACGACCCTGCCCGCGCCGTACGTCGCAACCGCGTGTCTATAGACCGCAAGACAATCATCGAGCGCCGCCGGGAAGGGGTAATCAGGCGGTGTGCGATAGTCGATCCCGTAGCAGCACATTCCTTGCGCGGCCGCCTGACTGCGCGCGCCCTCGCGGCAGGCTTCACCGCTGCCGAACACAAAGGCACCGCCGTGCAGATCAAGGTAGACGCAGTCCTCAAACACAAGCTGGGACGGCGTCGCGATATGCACCGTCGCAGACCCGATCCGGCTTGTCTCAAGCTCGACAGATCCTGACTGGCCGCGATCCTTCATCGCAGCAGCATAGTGCGTATCGGCAGCATGCTTCATGCGGCGCCACGCTTCGGGATCATCTTCGCCCGGCATAGCGTACAGCGCGTTGAGCGGGGTGCCATCCGGTCCGACAGCAGCATGCAGCCGCGCTTGCGCTTCGGGACTGATGGAGGCGGGCACGGGAATAATACGGTCCGCGACCTTCACACCCGTCTGTTCGGCAGTGGCTTCAGTTTCTGACATCCAATACTCCAGTTCTTGCCGGACAGCTCGCTCCCCGGTCACCTGACACCAGCGATCATCTCGTGCGTCACCGATTCTGGGAGCCAGCCAGTCAAGAGTGTTCGCCTGACATCGCTGGCGTCCGTGCAGGTCCCGACCTGCGTGTCGTCCACCAGATAGCTGCGGTAATGATCGCGAGCGCTGCGCTTGGCACCAGGTTTGCGGGTGTACCGGCGATCTCGCCGCGGCTGCCAAGATCACCTCCCAGGTCGAGGTGGAGCGTGGTCGCAAGGACAAGCGCACTGACATTGTAGACGCCGTGCAGCACGACGGCGACCTCAAGGCCTCCCGTCCTCCAGGTGATGATCGCCATCGCGGCGAAGAGCACGAGATAGGAGCCAAGGATGTAAGGGTCGAGGCTGCCGTGGAAGAGCGAGAAAAGGACAGTCGTAAGCGTGATCCCGAGGACTGCGCCGGAAAGGGATCCGCGCGTCCAGCTACCGACTACGCGGAACATCAGGCCGCGCAGTCCATATTCCTCACCAGCGGCCGCTAGCGGGGTGAGCGTCATGCCGATGATGAAAAATGCTGTGAGGTCGCTGGTGCTCCATGGGATCCTGTCATCCGGCGCGAAAAAGCCGGCGGACATGACGATAAGGACCAAAGGGCCGAACACGAGCAATGCGCGGCCGAACACGCCGAACCGAAAGCTGCCAGTGACCGAATGCAAAGAGCGCGCGGGCACTCCGTAGAGCCAGCGCTGGAGCAGCATGCTGTACGGAATGAGAAGAGCCAGAGAGAACGCCCCGGCTGCGTATTGGAGTGGCGTAAAGCCTGTCCGCCCCGGCAGCAGCTGACTGTCGATCGCCGCAGCGGCGGCGAGGCACGCCTGCGCGAGGATAATCAGGCCTGCAAAGAGAAAGACTATCGCGGTAACTCCGCGGAGGATGCGGCGCTTTTCGCCTGCGTAGACCCGGTGGTATTCAACGCCCGCAGGCACCCGGGTTGTTTCGGCAATCTTGTCGGTTCGCAGAAACCAGCTCTCACTCTTTTCAGGCATTTTCCCGTTCTCTTTCATCTGGCCTTTCGTGGGAAATGCAGCCCGAAAGTTGCGTGAACATGGCGTCCCGGGCAAGGTACGACTGTTGGCTGAGCAGGGTCGTGATGGCTTGCGGCTTTCGTCGGATTGAGGCGCTGGCCAGCCGGGAGCAGGGAAAAGGAGATGCGCATGAGCATCCCGTCAGGCAGGCGCCTGTTGCTCAAATTAGAGCCAATTCACCGTCCCTCAGCGTCAGCACCTCGACCCCGCCTGCGGTCACTGCGACGGTGTGCTCGAACTGCGCGGACAGGCGTCCGTCGCGAGTTCTGACAGTCCAGCCATCGCTGTCGGTGACCACCTGCCGCCGCCCGGCATTGATCATCGGTTCTATGGTAAACACCATGCCCTCGCGCAGCCTGAGCCCGCTGCCCGGTCGGCCGAAATGGAGCACCTGCGGCTCCTCGTGCATCTCGCGGCCAATTCCGTGCCCGCAATACTCCCTGACAACCGAGTAGCCATTTTTCTTCGCATGCTTTTCGATGGCAAAGCCGATGTCCCCGAGACGGGCGCCAGGGCGCACCTGACGGATCCCCGCCCACATGGCCTCATTGGCTATGCGGACAAGCCGTCTCGCGGCGCCCGAAGCGTTTCCGACAATCCAGGTCTTGCTGGAATCGGCGATGAAACCATTCTTTTCCAGCGTGATATCGAGGTTGATGATGTCTCCGTCGCGAATGATGTCGTTCGCGTCGGGCACGCCATGACAGACGACATCGTTGAGCGAGCAATTGAGCACGAATGCAAAGCCATACTGGCCCTTGCTGGCCGGGCGGGAAGCAAGGTCGACAGTAATGTACCGCTCGACCAGATCATTGATTTCGAGTGTCGACATGCCCGTCAGATCGAGACGGTCCAGCATCGCGAAAACCGATGCAAGCAGGCGTCCTGATATTCGCATCAGCGCGAGCTCGTCAGGTGTCTTTACCATGTCAGGCTGCCGCGCGCTCGTCTGGTTCGGGCACCTGAACGCTCGCAAGCTCGCGGCTGATGATATCATTGAAAGAGAGTGCCGGATTGGCTTCAGCAAGCCTGCCGATTTTCATCCAGAATTCGGCCTGCGCGTTGATGGACCGGCACATCACAGCGCTTGCCCGGCGCACCTCTTCATGCAGCGCGTCGTCGATTTTCACTATTCCCAATTTGACCTCCACATTTATATGAAACGTATACGCTTCATATGCCATTTGGTCAATCGGGTCGGATGTCGCTGGCCTCACCTGTCTCTGCGCCGGAATCCCGTGCAAGCGCGGAGTAGGATTTGCAATGTGGCGATCGGGGCGCTGCCGACCGATGATCGTGCACAGCGCATCGTATCCGGATGATTATTCAGGCTCCGGCCAGATCGCGCTCGTCAGGTGGCGAAGAATGCGGGGGCGAGTCTTTTGCCGGGAAACGACGGGTAAAGCTGTGAGAATTCTGCTGATAGAAGACGAACCGCGGCTCGCCGAATCCGTTTGTGCGGTCCTCAGGAAAGAGCGGTTTGTCGTCGACCACGTCGATCGGTTCGCAAGCGCGCGGGAGGCCGTTCTGATGGCCGGATTCGATCTGGTGTTGCTGGACAGAAAGCTGCCCGATGGGGAAGGATTGTCACTCGTTCCTGAATTGCGCGCCCGCAATCCCGGCATCCGCATCGTCATTCTGAGCGCATGCGGCGAGGTTGCGGACCGGGTGGCCGGGCTTGACGAGGGAGCGGACGACTACCTGGTCAAGCCCTTCGCAATGGACGAGATGCTTGCGCGCATCCGTGCCGTTCGTCGGCGCCCGGCAGAACTGGAGGGCGCCGAGATCCGGGCGGGATCCGTGGTTTTCGATCTTGCGAACGAGGAGGTCGAGGTACGGGGCGGACGGCTCGATCTTCCGCGCCGCGAACTGCGCGTCCTTGCCGCACTGATGAAACGCCGGGGCAGGACTGTGCTGCGCGAAACACTCGAACAGGCGGTGTTCGGCTTTGATGACGAGGTCCAGTCCAATACGCTGGACTCGCATATCTCCCGGCTGCGGAAGAAACTGGCGAATTCAGGTGCGGGTGTCGAAATCCACGCAATCAGAGGTGTTGGCTACCTGCTCCGGGAAGCAGCATGACAAAGCTCCGCTCCCTCAGGCGGCCGCTGATCATCTATCCCCTCGCCGTCAACTTTGCGATCCTCATCGTCTCTTTCGCCATTATCATTGCGATTGCGATCCGGTTCGACAGCGGCGGTCCCTACACTGACGAGCGGATCATCCCGGTGATAGCCGGTGCGATCAAGCGCGAGGAAGCCGGGCAGCTTTCGGTCGAAATGACCCCTGAACTGGCCGAATTGCAAGCGGCAACGCCGCAATTATGGTTCGTGGTCCAGGACGATGCCGGTCGCAGTGTCAGCTTCGGATCGGTGCCGCAGCATTACGCATCACTTGTTGGCCGATTGAGCGATCTGTCCTTTGCCCAGCTGCGCGATCGGAATCCGCCCTACCATCTGGCCGCGGTGGCCAGAAGGCAGAAGACTGAAATCGGGGATCTCACGATCCTTGGGCATGGGGCGCTTTCGGATCTGAACCTCACGGTGATCCTCGCTTCAAATGTCATCGTCCTGCCGATCTTCGTGCTGCTGGCACTGACCTCGCTTGTGGTGACGCCGTGGATCGTGCGGCGGTCGCTTGCGGGGGTCCATCGCATCGCGCGCGAGGCAGAGGCCATTGATGCGCACACGCGCAGGGGTTCTCTTAGCGAGGACGAAGCGCCCCGCGAGATCGCGCCCCTGGTCAGTGCCTTCAACGCGGCCCTTCAGCGGCTTGACGAGGATCATGAGCGCCAGCGGCGTTTCCTGGGCTTCGCAGCGCATGAGCTGCGAACGCCTATCGCAGTGTTGCGCAGCAAGGTGGAAACGTCCGAAAACGCCGAGACACGCTCTCTTGCCGGTGACATTCAACGGCTCGCGACCCTCGCGGAGCAGTTGCTGGACCTTCAGCGCATGGAGAACCACAAGCGCCGCGAACGCTTCGACCTTGCAGCCCTCGTCCGCGCAACGGTCGCGGAGCTGGCACCGCTCATGATCGCCAGCGGCAAGACAGTTGCGGTGGAGGTTGCGGCGAACGAACCGGTCCTCGGAGATCCTGCGGCGATCGAGCGCGTGGTGATGAATCTGGTACAGAACGCGGCACAACACGGCGGACAGCAGATTATCGTTCGAGTGACCGGCGTGGGGTTCGAAGTCGAGGATGACGGCCCCGGGATCCCGCCAGGCGAGCGGGAGCGAATCTTCGAGCCGTTCTACCGGCTGCGACCGTCTGCTTCCGGAAGCGGGTTGGGTCTCAGCCTGGTGGAGGAGGTGATCGCGCGCCATGATGGACGGGTGGACGTCCTGGATGCGCCCGGCGGCGGCACTCTTGTCAGGGTAGGCCTGCGTGCCGAGCCTTCTGCAGGCTGAGCCAGGTGCAACAGGCAGGGTCCAGGCTTTGCCGCTCTGGACATGTCTGGCGGCGTGGCGCTGAATTCAGGACAGCGCGGACGCGAAGGAGTGCAGCCCGTTATAGGCCATGTGGAGCAGGACCGAAGGCCACACTGAACCGGTCCTGCGAAACAGCAGGCCAGAGACCAGTCCGGCCATGATGGCCACCCACAGGATGGCGCCGGTGCCATGCGCCATGCCGAAAATCAGCGCGCTGGCAGCGATACCGGCCCAGGCGCCATATCTGTTGAGCGCGTTGGCGATGATCCCTCGAAACAGGAGTTCCTCTCCCAGCGGCGTCAGGATCGCGCCGCCCACAAGGGCCAGCAGAAACGGCAACGCCCCGCCGCGCACCGCTGCGTGAAGAACAGCCTGTGATTCGTCCGGCCTTCCGGTGACCTGCATATGAGCATCGATGATCGACAGGCTCAGGCCGTAGGTTGCGATCGCAAGGCCGACCGCAACGGCATACCAGGGCCAATGTGTAGCAACGAGGCCGAGCTTGTTGGCCGGCGTGCGCCGGACGAGACAGGCGGCCGCAAAACCGCACAGACCCGCAATCGCGCCTGCATAGGACCCGATCACGCCTTGCCAGACCGGCACATCACGGGCCCAGTATCCCATCGCGAGAGCGACGAGGACGAGACAGATCGAGTATGAGGCAAGCCCGATCCCGATGCCGGCCCAGCTGGGCCGATCGGGACTCTGCCAGTCGTCGGGGACCATTGCGTCGCGACTTGTGAATTTCATGTGGTCTGCTCCGCCAATGCAAGGTTCCAGAGAGGTGACACGCGTATTGGCGCAAGCTCGCCAATGGCCGGTTGGCGCGCCTGGGGTCGCGATGCGTGCAGGAAAATGGGGAAGCGGAAGTGCCGCTTCCCCCCGAATTGCTTGCTCATCCTCGGCGTTCCGGCGACATCGGAGGGGCGCCGACCAAGCGAACTGGCAGGCACCGATCAGCGGCGACGACAATCACGATGGGTCGGATAGCGGTTGCACCACTCTTCCAGCTCCCTGTCGCGCTCTGCCCGCTCGCGATCCGCGCGGGGACACTCCTTCCTGCTCGGGTCACGATCGCACCGCTGCGCCCGCGCACGGTCGGAGATGATCTGTGCGTTGAGCGCCGTCTCACTCGCAAGGTTTGCGGCCGCGGCACTCCTCAAGCTCCCGGTATCCGTCGAACAGGCAGCAACAGAGGCGCCCATCAGGGCGATAAGCCCGAGGCTTCGAAGCGGTCGGAAGAAATTGCTGGCATAATGATTGGTCATGTTCGGTCCTTTCAGTTGACGCATCATCACCGCCGTCGGACGACGACCGTGAGATGCGGTTCGGGCTCAACTGAAAGGCGTAGATTGCGTAAACATGGCGTGCCCCGGCCTTGTGCAGACCTTGTGCGATAGCCTGACTGGATGGCAGGTCAGGTGATCGATCCGGCCCCGGAGCAGGCCCATCAACCAAGATGGGCTGCCAGCCGGTCGGCCACATGGCGCAGCGCAGAATCGTTCTCGCGCCGGCGATGCCACCCCAGTGACAGGCTGATGTTCGGCACAGCCACAGGCGGCTGGAAAAGGGCGAGGCCGGATGTCCGCCTCACCAGTTTTTCCGGCACCATGCCAATCATCGAAGTGCAGCGCAGGAGCGGGACAACCATGCCGAAGGTCGGAACCACCACGCCGATCCGGCGCCTGAGCCCGCGCGCCGCAAGTTCGCTGTCCAG
This DNA window, taken from Porphyrobacter sp. ULC335, encodes the following:
- a CDS encoding response regulator transcription factor; protein product: MIVHSASYPDDYSGSGQIALVRWRRMRGRVFCRETTGKAVRILLIEDEPRLAESVCAVLRKERFVVDHVDRFASAREAVLMAGFDLVLLDRKLPDGEGLSLVPELRARNPGIRIVILSACGEVADRVAGLDEGADDYLVKPFAMDEMLARIRAVRRRPAELEGAEIRAGSVVFDLANEEVEVRGGRLDLPRRELRVLAALMKRRGRTVLRETLEQAVFGFDDEVQSNTLDSHISRLRKKLANSGAGVEIHAIRGVGYLLREAA
- a CDS encoding sensor histidine kinase: MTKLRSLRRPLIIYPLAVNFAILIVSFAIIIAIAIRFDSGGPYTDERIIPVIAGAIKREEAGQLSVEMTPELAELQAATPQLWFVVQDDAGRSVSFGSVPQHYASLVGRLSDLSFAQLRDRNPPYHLAAVARRQKTEIGDLTILGHGALSDLNLTVILASNVIVLPIFVLLALTSLVVTPWIVRRSLAGVHRIAREAEAIDAHTRRGSLSEDEAPREIAPLVSAFNAALQRLDEDHERQRRFLGFAAHELRTPIAVLRSKVETSENAETRSLAGDIQRLATLAEQLLDLQRMENHKRRERFDLAALVRATVAELAPLMIASGKTVAVEVAANEPVLGDPAAIERVVMNLVQNAAQHGGQQIIVRVTGVGFEVEDDGPGIPPGERERIFEPFYRLRPSASGSGLGLSLVEEVIARHDGRVDVLDAPGGGTLVRVGLRAEPSAG
- a CDS encoding CPBP family intramembrane glutamic endopeptidase, which gives rise to MKFTSRDAMVPDDWQSPDRPSWAGIGIGLASYSICLVLVALAMGYWARDVPVWQGVIGSYAGAIAGLCGFAAACLVRRTPANKLGLVATHWPWYAVAVGLAIATYGLSLSIIDAHMQVTGRPDESQAVLHAAVRGGALPFLLALVGGAILTPLGEELLFRGIIANALNRYGAWAGIAASALIFGMAHGTGAILWVAIMAGLVSGLLFRRTGSVWPSVLLHMAYNGLHSFASALS